The Podospora pseudopauciseta strain CBS 411.78 chromosome 2 map unlocalized CBS411.78m_2, whole genome shotgun sequence genome has a window encoding:
- a CDS encoding uncharacterized protein (COG:B; EggNog:ENOG503NZNF) → MSSRPPQAPQRGYSTGSGSSNIHVNPKPTNPPRNLHHLLPKGAAASSRPQLPINNSCQLPPTQAQKRTRVLLSCGPCRTSKQKCDRQQPCKNCLKKARQDLCIYAPKPEKARPERSMAARLKRLESMVRGMMHTNNPNIRGPIPALTSSSSATGQYQTDEHDDENEESPDERAAAVPVGQVVLGKSGKGSATYVGATHFMAMLEDIEDLKSYFDDDDDGEADTGEAGLDPDAAAGFGSSDDAHSPGLLLLSHTVPTCKQDLIDMLPPQPVVERLTRRYFDAASPTHHCVHQPTFAKDCVVFWQDPNKASLQWLALLFVIIAQGTSFSMFTAPQELAGDSDVPPMERFRGYRAAALWALVAGKFSSPGPSTIQPFLLYIESEFLINRTSQMTCYLLISVCIRLMLRMGLHRDPDKLPNIPPFDGEMRRRLWHVACQFDHLVSFHMGLPSMVYSIESDTAPPRNLFDDDLDKDCHQLPPARPDTEYTMLTYPIWKSSICQVFGLVARQANSLTRPTYAEVQELDMRLDEIWSQVPPFMKRIVPPQDYDGEPISPVLVNQQFGLISLYNKSRCVLHRRYLIEPVPKPEHTYSRRICLEAAISLLDHQNLMHLATLPGGALRATGWYISALAIHDFLLAAMVVYLVLQHEPESGRHDHQESSCWPSLDPALSAFSNEEQLQKMLERSHQIWETISEADGVFRKATDMLATMLKKIELKKQQNKGKQLAPDQHHPEHQAYVRDEDSWLNTSQSHEPLSVGSLSVTDEHWDSELGPEEQQHHMMEDVQQPLTRQDLMPASLIDTRWLDLGSMGMDQMGWDTFDSAIRGENNVHQQTVEDWIPEGPLLDDVQLMTTMGFHGSPFDWREQEEGYEC, encoded by the exons ATGTCCTCCCGGCCCCCACAAGCTCCCCAGCGCGGGTACAGCACCGGCAGCGGTAGCAGCAACATTCATGTCAACCCGAAGCCAACGAACCCCCCGAGAAACCTTCATCATCTATTACCTAAGGGAGCCGCAGCTTCTAGTCGGCCGCAACTACCTATCAACAATAGCTGTCAGCTTCCGCCCACTCAAGCTCAGAAACGGACTAGGGTCCTGCTATCTTGTGGTCCTTGTAGGACCAGTAAGCAAAAAT GTGACCGCCAACAACCCTGCAAAAACTGCCTCAAAAAAGCCCGTCAAGACCTCTGTATCTACGCCCCAAAACCAGAAAAAGCCCGCCCCGAGCGGTCCATGGCTGCCCGCCTGAAAAGGCTAGAGTCCATGGTCAGGGGCATGATgcacaccaacaaccccaacatccGTGGTCCCATCCCGGCGCTTacatcctcttcttcagccaCTGGCCAGTATCAAACCGACGAGCACGACGATGAAAACGAGGAAAGCCCTGATGAAAGAGCAGCCGCGGTCCCTGTTGGGCAGGTCGTGCTGGGAAAGAGCGGCAAGGGGAGTGCTACGTATGTAGGGGCGACGCATTTCATGGCTATGCTCGAGGAT ATCGAGGACCTGAAGAGTTActtcgacgacgacgatgatggggaggcaGACACCGGGGAAGCAGGCCTCGACCCTGACGCGGCGGCAGGGTTCGGCTCTTCCGACGACGCGCACTCACctggcttgctgctgttgtctCACACCGTCCCGACCTGCAAGCAGGATCTCATCGATATGCTCCCCCCTCAACCGGTGGTCGAAAGGCTGACACGGCGTTATTTCGATGCCGCCAGCCCGACCCACCACTGCGTCCACCAGCCGACCTTTGCCAAAGATTGTGTTGTGTTTTGGCAAGATCCGAACAAGGCGTCTCTGCAATGGCTGGCGTTGTTGTTCGTAATCATTGCACAGGGAACGTCGTTCTCCATGTTCACCGCCCCCCAGGAACTGGCGGGCGACTCGGACGTTCCCCCGATGGAGCGATTCCGAGGGTATCGTGCCGCCGCCCTTTGGGCCCTGGTGGCAGGCAAGTTCTCGTCTCCCGGACCGTCAACAATACAACCTTTTCTCTTGTACATCGAGTCTGAATTTCTCATCAACCGAACATCCCAGATGACCTGTTACCTGTTGATATCAGTCTGCATCAGACTCATGCTGAGAATGGGCCTCCACCGCGACCCCGACAAGctccccaacatccccccctttGATGGAGAAATGAGGCGAAGGCTATGGCATGTAGCCTGCCAATTCGACCACCTCGTCTCTTTCCACATGGGCCTCCCAAGCATGGTATATAGCATCGAGAGCGACACAGCCCCGCCCAGAAACCTCTTCGATGACGACCTGGACAAAGACTGCCATCAGCTACCCCCCGCCCGGCCCGACACCGAGTACACCATGCTGACATACCCGATCTGGAAATCCTCCATCTGTCAAGTCTTCGGTCTCGTCGCCCGCCAagccaactccctcacccgACCCACCTACGCCGAGGTCCAGGAGCTCGACATGCGACTCGACGAAATATGGAGCCAGGTGCCCCCTTTCATGAAGAGAATCGTGCCACCACAGGATTATGATGGCGAGCCCATCTCCCCGGTTCTGGTCAACCAGCAGTTCGGTTTGATATCCCTGTACAACAAGAGTCGTTGCGTGCTGCACCGTCGATACCTCATCGAGCCCGTCCCCAAGCCCGAGCATACTTATTCCCGGAGAATCTGCCTCGAAGCCGCCATCAGCCTCCTGGACCACCAAAACCTCATGCACCTGGCCACGCTGCCCGGCGGCGCACTGAGGGCAACAGGCTGGTACATCAGCGCGCTGGCCATCCACGACTttctcctcgccgccatggTCGTCTACCTTGTCCTTCAGCACGAGCCAGAGTCTGGGAGACACGACCACCAGGAGAGCAGCTGCTGGCCAAGTCTAGACCCGGCCTTGTCAGCCTTCTCAAACGAGGAGCAACTCCAAaagatgttggagaggtCCCATCAGATATGGGAAACCATTTCGGAAGCTGACGGCGTCTTCCGGAAGGCGACTGACATGCTCGCCACGAtgctgaagaagattgaactgaagaagcagcagaaCAAAGGCAAACAGCTCGCACCTGACCAGCACCACCCGGAACATCAGGCGTACGTGCGAGACGAGGACTCTTGGCTTAACACATCGCAAAGCCATGAGCCCTTGTCCGTCGGCAGCCTCTCTGTGACCG ATGAACACTGGGATTCCGAGCTTGGTCcagaggagcagcagcaccacatGATGGAGGATGTGCAGCAGCCCCTGACGCGGCAAGATCTCATGCCCGCATCATTAATCGATACTCGATGGCTCGACCTGGGCAGTATGGGGATGGACCAAATGGGCTGG GACACATTTGATAGCGCCATCCGTGGTGAAAATAACGTGCATCAGCAGACGGTGGAGGACTGGATACCAGAGGGTCCCTTGTTGGACGATGTTCAGTTGATGACCACCATGGGCTTTCACGGCAGCCCGTTTGACTGGAGAGAGCAGGAGGAAGGGTATGAATGTTGA
- the FCF1 gene encoding rRNA-processing protein fcf1 (BUSCO:EOG09264SET; COG:S; EggNog:ENOG503NUT4): MGVAKKVREFRMKRVIGKNDDRRKTEAEKKKLEIKKKEKELVREVPQAPSSMFFEFNTSLVPPYQIIVDTNFLSRSIQAKLPLLESAMDALYASVNIIITDCVMAELEKLGPKYRMALMIARDERWTRLTCDHKGTYADDCIVDRVQKNRIYIVATNDRDLKRRLRKIPGVPILGVQKGKYAIERLPGAPAT; the protein is encoded by the exons ATGGGTG TCGCAAAGAAAGTTCGCGAGTTCCGCATGAAGCGGGTCATCGGCAAGAACGATGACAGGAGGAAAAcagaggccgagaagaagaagttggaaatcaagaagaaggagaaggaactAGTTCGCGAGGTCCCT CAAGCACCATCGTCCATGTTCTTCGAGTTCAACACCTCGCTTGTTCCACCATACCAGATCATCGTCGATACCAATTTCCTGAGCAGATCCATCCAGGCGAAGTTGCCACTTCTAGAATCTGCCATGGACGCCCTGTATGCCTCGGtcaatatcatcatcacagaCTGCGTCATGGCGGAACTCGAGAAGCTGGGCCCCAAGTACCGCATGGCCTTGATGATTGCTCGTGACGAGAGGTGGACGAGGCTCACCTGCGACCACAAGGGAACCTATGCAGATGAT TGCATTGTCGACCGCGTCCAGAAGAACCGTATCTACATCGTTGCCA CCAACGATCGTGATCTCAAGCGAAGGCTCCGCAAGATCCCAGGTGTGCCCATTCTGGGCGTCCAAAAGGGCAAATATGCCATCGAGAGACTCCCTGGTGCTCCGGCTACCTGA
- a CDS encoding uncharacterized protein (EggNog:ENOG503P3KW), producing MRTSSPLSLRRALLLTSFFAAGVYAQQNNNDDEDEAQTSQTQNTQPTPTNNRSSTSSANAQTSQTSSPTNAPPPLSSSTQSEETLPSLPQPTADLTLTDLPTLSSRPDLSIPTYPPPAIPPTHNAPFMNHSTLPDGTVFIAVGAILAAFGLAVLLWRGILVCLLHRSVERAAMAQHAANDKSAASFPAPPAQFYKYLERESNASLPVAGANSGTNSGIGTRRTHRGPTPSATPSQTNLFFSPTAGHGAAMGGGGAGAGSSNRDSRFLPSGFYASASPNPGGAGAVGGGGGGGHQHGNSISLSTLRPASRGRGQMMGPSPPESPSIDPRMGGGFSSSSLNLNRPPSAGARAPSAYLDDLLDDQPGLFPPAGGQPGQQGGGYNGGQQRGRF from the coding sequence ATGcggacatcatcaccactgtCGCTGAGGCGCGCGCTTCTGCTGACGTCCTTCTTCGCTGCCGGAGTCTACGcccaacaaaacaacaacgacgacgaagacgaagcACAGACATCGCAAACACAAAACACACAGCCAACGCCCACAAACAACCGGTcatcgacctcctccgcgaATGCGCAAACGAGCCAaacctcttctcccaccaACGCTCCTCCCCCGCTGTCTTCCAGCACCCAATCCGAAGAAACactcccttccctccctcaaccgACCGCCGACTTGACCCTCACCGATCTCCcgaccctctcctcccgtcCCGACCTCAGCATCCCGACttacccccctcccgccaTCCCGCCCACCCACAATGCTCCCTTCATGAACCACTCGACCCTCCCAGACGGCACCGTATTTATCGCCGTCGGCGCCATCCTGGCCGCCTTTGGcctcgccgtcctcctcTGGCGCGGCATCCTCGtctgcctcctccaccgcagcGTAGAACGCGCGGCCATGGCCCAGCACGCAGCAAACGACAAGTCGGCCGCCTCCTTCCCGGCTCCCCCGGCCCAATTCTACAAGTACCTCGAGCGGGAATCCAACGCCTCTCTTCCTGTTGCTGGCGCCAACTCGGGAACCAACAGCGGGATCGGCACCCGGCGCACCCACCGCGGTCCTACCCCCTCGGCCACTCCCTCGCAAACAAACCTGTTTTTTTCACCTACGGCCGGCCACGGAGCGGCAAtgggtggcggcggtgccGGAGCGGGCTCCTCAAACCGCGACTCGAGGTTTTTACCCTCTGGGTTTTATGCTTCAGCATCACCCAACCCTGGTGGTGCGGGTGcggtaggtggtggtggtggtggtggtcatcaGCATGGAAACTCTATTAGTCTGTCTACCCTGCGACCGGCATCACGAGGAAGGGGGCAGATGATGGGGCCTAGTCCGCCCGAGTCCCCGTCTATCGATCCGAgaatgggagggggatttAGCTCGAGCTCGCTGAACTTGAACAGGCCGCCTAGCGCGGGGGCGAGGGCGCCGAGTGCGTATTTGGATGACTTGTTGGATGATCAGCCGGGGTTGTTTCCTCCTGCTGGGGGGCAGCCTGGGCAGCAGGGGGGTGGGTATAATGGGGGGCagcagagggggaggttttag
- the YOR1 gene encoding ATP-binding cassette transporter yor1 (EggNog:ENOG503NVEH; COG:Q) gives MAGSPPSPSRSPPPPKVEEEHTIPPPDPLARVYSRSSLESSEKIKEEKQTADRQLRRGDDDDDSIEAVGTIAGGAGNGSDDDHENNKERNELNRIKSYATSVNSAVFTNPPLPVQKPWYKQPNPLRWGKIPPIPEERVVSPEHKAGFFSKLVFHWMGPLMTTGYKRPLQPTDIYKVNPDRSVEPLTERMKESFEKRVKRGDKYPLLWAMHETFAWEFWLGGMCQLLATILQVMAPFTLRYLIQFAQDAWLADRVPDFPEPNLAAGIGLVVGVTGMQVLSSFCINHFIYRGMVIGGMARASLISLIYEKSMVVSGRAKAGGVGLPDIPAAVAAKKQGGKDKRGGKGGQDAGANGEGWGNGRIINIMSVDTYRVDQACGLFHMIWTAPLSCLITLALLLVNITYSALAGFALLVVGMPILTRAIRSLFRRRKDINKITDQRVSLTQEILQSVRFVKFFGWEGSFLQRLGDFRNREISAIQVLLSIRNAIMAISISLPIFASMLAFITYSLTNHNLAPAEIFSSLALFNGLRMPLNLLPMVIGQVTDAWSSISRIQEFVLAEEREEEAKFDPEIENAVEMHDASFTWERTPTQDSDGTVGTNIKSKSKPTPGDASEDASTLVEEREPFKLQDLNFEVGRNELVAVIGTVGSGKTSLLAALAGDMRKTSGEVVLGASRAFCPQYAWIQNTTVKENILFGKEMDKGWYSDVIKACALQPDLDMLPNNDLTEIGERGITISGGQKQRLNIARAIYFNADIVLMDDPLSAVDAHVGRHIFDNAICGLLKDKCRILATHQLWVLNRCDRIIWMEAGKIQAVDTFKNLMENSEGFRTLMETTAVEEKKEDGAAATVPGDSGQKKKKKGKALMQAEERAVASVPWSVYTSYIKASGTIFNLYIVLFLLIISQGANIVTSLWLSWWTADKWSLSTGQYIGVYAGLGAVQALLMFAFMVSLSIFGTTASKVMLQNAITRVLRAPMSFFDTTPLGRITNRFSRDVDVMDNNLTDAMRMYFFSIGSIISVFCLIIAFFYYFVIALVPLFILFLFATSYYRASAREVKRLESILRSNVFAKFGEGLSGVASIRAYGLKERFIVDLRQAIDDMDSAYFLTYSNQRWLSIRLDQIGNLLVFTTGILVVTSRFSVPPSIGGLVLSYILGIAGMIQFTVRQLAEVENGMNAVERLLYYGTELDEEAPLKTIELPKEWPQNGEIVFDDVHMRYREGLPLVLQGLSMHIKGGERIGIVGRTGAGKSSIMSTLFRLVEISSGKITIDGVDISTVGLHDLRSRLAIIPQDPTLFRGTVRSNLDPFGEHSDLELWGALRQADLVSDTPSPSPSPSPSSPEASANRGENNSSSSKIHLDSTVEEDGLNFSLGQRQLMALARALVRGSQIIVCDEATSSVDMETDDKIQATMAKGFKGKTLLCIAHRLRTIIGYDRIVVMDKGRIAEIGTPRGLWEVEGGIFRGMCERSGIRGEDILGSGQQ, from the coding sequence ATGGCAGgctcaccaccttcaccctccaggtcaccacctccaccaaaagTCGAAGAAGAACACACCATTCCACCACCAGACCCTCTTGCTCGGGTCTACTCACGGTCAAGCTTGGAGTCGTCAGAAAAAATCAAGGAGGAAAAACAAACCGCCGACCGTCAACTCAGacgtggtgatgatgacgatgatagCATCGAAGCCGTTGGTACCATCGCCGGCGGTGCGGGCAACGGCAGCGATGACGACCACGAGAACAACAAGGAACGAAACGAGCTCAACCGCATCAAATCCTACGCCACAAGCGTGAACTCGGCCGttttcaccaacccccctttaCCAGTTCAGAAGCCATGGTACAAGCAACCTAACCCCCTCCGCTGGGGCAAGATCCCGCCCATCCCGGAGGAGAGGGTAGTTTCTCCCGAGCACAAGGCCGGTTTCTTCAGCAAGCTCGTCTTCCACTGGATGGGCCCCCTCATGACCACGGGTTATAAACGCCCTCTTCAGCCGACAGACATCTACAAAGTCAACCCTGACCGGTCTGTCGAACCGCTCACGGAGCGGATGAAGGAGTCGTTTGAGAAAAGGGTCAAAAGAGGGGATAAATACCCTCTGTTGTGGGCTATGCACGAGACATTCGCCTGGGAGTTTTGGCTGGGCGGTATGTGCCAGCTGTTGGCGACTATCCTTCAGGTCATGGCGCCGTTCACGCTGAGGTACCTCATCCAGTTTGCGCAGGACGCCTGGCTTGCGGATAGGGTACCGGACTTTCCGGAGCCAAATTTGGCGGCGGGGAtagggttggttgttggggtaACGGGGATGCAGGTATTGTCGAGTTTTTGTATCAACCATTTTATCTACCGGGGCATGGTTATCGGGGGGATGGCCAGGGCGAGCTTGATTAGTCTGATCTATGAGAAGAGTATGGTGGTCAGTGGGAGGGCGAAGGCGGGCGGGGTTGGGTTGCCAGATATTCCTGCTGCGGTGGCGGCGAAGAAGCAGGGGGGGAAGGATAAGAggggtggaaaggggggacaGGATGCTGGGGCTAATGGGGAAGGTTGGGGAAATGGCAggatcatcaacatcatgagCGTCGACACGTACAGAGTTGATCAGGCCTGTGGCTTGTTCCACATGATCTGGACTGCTCCCTTGTCGTGTCTTATCACGCTTGCGTTGCTTCTCGTCAACATCACCTACAGCGCCCTGGCTGGTTTTGCCTTGCTGGTTGTTGGTATGCCCATCCTCACCAGGGCCATCAGGAGCCTGTTCAGGCGGAGAAAGGACATCAACAAAATTACCGACCAGAGAGTCAGTCTGACGCAGGAAATCCTCCAGTCGGTTCGATTCGTCAAGTTCTTCGGCTGGGAGGGCTCGTTTTTGCAGAGACTGGGAGATTTTCGAAACCGCGAGATCTCGGCCATTCAAGTCCTTCTCTCGATTCGCAATGCCATCATGGCTATCAGCATTTCACTGCCCATTTTTGCTTCCATGCTGGCCTTTATCACCTACTCGCTTACCAACCACAACCTGGCGCCTGCTGAAATCTTCTCGTCGTTGGCTCTGTTCAACGGTCTGAGAATGCCACTAAATCTGTTGCCCATGGTTATTGGCCAGGTGACGGATGCTTGGTCGTCGATTTCTCGTATTCAGGAGTTTGTGCTGGCCGAGGAgcgggaagaggaggccAAGTTTGACCCGGAGATCGAGAATGCGGTTGAGATGCATGATGCTTCTTTCACATGGGAAAGGACACCTACCCAGGATAGCGATGGGACTGTCGGGACAAACATCAAGAGCAAGTCCAAGCCCACGCCTGGAGATGCTAGCGAGGATGCGAGCACTCTAGTGGAAGAGCGGGAGCCCTTCAAACTTCAAGATCTCAACTTCGAGGTTGGCCGGAATGAGCTCGTCGCTGTTATTGGTACTGTTGGCAGTGGCAAAACATCTCTGCTTGCTGCGTTGGCTGGCGACATGCGTAAGACGAGCGGTGAGGTCGTCTTGGGAGCGTCCAGAGCTTTCTGCCCCCAGTATGCTTGGATTCAAAATACCACGGTCAAGGAGAACATTCTGTTCGGCAAAGAAATGGACAAGGGGTGGTATTCCGATGTCATCAAGGCTTGTGCTCTGCAGCCGGATTTGGATATGCTGCCTAACAACGACTTGACTGAGATTGGCGAGAGAGGCATCACAATCTCGGGCGGGCAAAAGCAACGGTTGAACATTGCTCGCGCCATCTACTTCAACGCTGACATCGTTCTGATGGACGATCCGTTAAGCGCGGTTGATGCTCATGTTGGAAGACACATTTTCGATAATGCCATCTGTGGGCTTCTCAAGGACAAGTGCAGAATCTTGGCCACACATCAGCTCTGGGTGTTGAACCGCTGCGACAGAATCATCTGGATGGAGGCCGGCAAGATTCAGGCTGTTGACACGTTCAAAAACCTCATGGAAAATTCGGAGGGTTTCCGGACGTTGATGGAGACCACGGCCgttgaagagaagaaggaggatggcgcTGCTGCAACAGTTCCCGGGGACAGTggacagaagaaaaagaagaagggcaaggcgCTCATGCAAGCCGAAGAGCGAGCGGTGGCCAGCGTGCCGTGGTCGGTGTACACGTCTTACATCAAGGCTTCCGgcaccatcttcaacctctaTATCGTTCTCTTCCTTCTGATTATCTCTCAGGGCGCCAACATTGTCACCAGTCTGTGGCTCTCGTGGTGGACAGCAGACAAGTGGAGTCTCTCAACAGGGCAATACATTGGTGTCTATGCCGGTCTGGGTGCCGTCCAGGCTCTGCTCATGTTCGCCTTCATGGTGTCCCTATCCATCTTTGGAACGACGGCCAGCAAGGTCATGCTCCAGAACGCCATCACCAGGGTCCTGCGCGCGCCCATGTCCTTCTTCGATACTACTCCCCTGGGCCGCATCACCAACCGATTCAGCAGAGACGTTGATGTCATGGACAACAACTTGACTGATGCCATGCGCATGTACTTCTTCAGCATAGGCTCCATCATTTCGGTGTTTTGTCTCATCATCGCCTTCTTTTACTACTTTGTCATCGCCCTTGTTCCGTTGTTTATTCTCTTCCTGTTTGCTACATCTTACTACCGAGCCTCGGCGAGAGAAGTCAAGCGTTTGGAGTCTATCCTTCGGTCCAACGTCTTTGCCAAGTTTGGCGAAGGTCTTTCCGGGGTGGCCAGCATCCGCGCCTACGGTCTCAAGGAGAGGTTCATTGTCGACTTGCGTCAAGCCATTGACGACATGGACTCGGCCTACTTCTTGACCTATTCCAACCAGCGGTGGTTGTCAATCCGGCTCGATCAAATCGGCAACCTTCTCGTCTTTACAACGGGCATCTTGGTCGTCACATCCCGCTTCTCCGTGCCCCCTTCCATCGGCGGTTTGGTCCTGTCCTACATCCTCGGCATTGCAGGCATGATTCAATTCACCGTCCGCCAGCTCGCCGAAGTCGAGAACGGCATGAATGCGGTCGAGCGCCTGTTGTACTACGGTACCGAGCTCGACGAGGAAGCGCCCCTCAAGACCATCGAACTCCCCAAAGAATGGCCCCAAAACGGCGAGATCGTCTTTGACGATGTTCACATGCGCTACCGCGAGGGTCTCCCTCTTGTCCTGCAGGGCTTATCAATGCACATCAAAGGCGGCGAGCGCATCGGTATCGTCGGGCGGACAGGGGCAGGCAAATCATCCATTATGTCCACCCTCTTCCGCCTTGTCGAGATCTCGTCTGGAAAAATAACCATTGACGGGGTTGACATTTCCACCGTTGGCCTCCACGACCTCCGCTCCCGGCTGGCAATCATCCCCCAAGACCCGACCCTCTTCCGGGGCACAGTCAGGtccaacctcgacccctTTGGCGAGCACTCGGACCTTGAACTCTGGGGTGCCTTGCGTCAAGCCGATTTGGTGTCTgacaccccttccccttccccttccccttccccttcctcacctgAAGCATCCGCCAACCGGGGGGAGAATAATTCCTCGTCTTCCAAAATCCACCTCGACAGCACGGTCGAAGAAGACGGTCTCAACTTTAGTCTTGGGCAACGCCAGTTGATGGCTCTGGCTAGGGCACTGGTCCGCGGTTCGCAGATCATTGTCTGCGACGAGGCCACCTCGTCAGTGGACATGGAAACAGACGACAAGATCCAGGCTACGATGGCAAAGGGGTTCAAGGGGAAGACGTTGTTGTGTATAGCGCACCGGTTGAGGACGATTATCGGTTATGACAGGATTGTGGTGATGGACAAGGGAAGGATAGCGGAGATTGGGACGccgagggggttgtgggaggtggaaggggggattTTCAGGGGAATGTGCGAGCGGAGCGGGATTAGGGGGGAGGATATACTGGGTAGTGGGCAGCAGTAA
- a CDS encoding uncharacterized protein (EggNog:ENOG503P611; COG:A): MATTSMDYENANGDRFDDEAPRYERDRSASPRRDDGHESRRRSMSPNGNDRAPVKSDNNSQKGEDGAVNPGSNLFVTGIHPRLEEAEVTRLFEKYGEVEKCQIMKDPHTGESRGFGFVKMVTSEMAEAAIDGLRGEVIEGRTLSIEKARRARPRTPTPGKYFGPPKREDGRGRFDDRRRGGGYGGGYGGGGYRGGDDSYRGGSHRGYRGDDRAYDRGAPDRGYDRGYGGGGGGGRDYRDDRGYGRDYRDDRGYDRRERDDNYGGRGGIDRYAGRDDRGYGGGRGGGDDRRGGPSYDRGDRADRGYDRPSERDSRPRDAAPPAAAGYGDAAPRGDSRDPYGAR, translated from the exons ATGGCGACCACGTCGATGGACTACGAGAACGCCAATGGCGACCGTTTCGATG ACGAGGCTCCTCGCTACGAACGAGACCGCAGTGCTTCTCCTCGCCGCGATGATGGCCACGAGTCGCGTCGCCGCTCCATGTCGCCTAACGGTAACGACCG CGCCCCGGTTAAGAGTGATAACAACTCCCAGAAGGGTGAAGATGGTGCCGTCAATCCTGGCTCCAACCTCTTCGTCACTGGCATCCATCCTCGTcttgaggaggccgaggttACCCGTCTGTTCGAGAAGTATGGCGAGGTCGAGAAGTGCCAGATCATGAAGGATCCCCACACTGGCGAGTCCCGTGGCTTCGGCTTTGTCAAGATGGTTACTTCCGAAATGGCTGAGGCTGCGATTGATGGCCTTCGTGGTGAGGTGATTGAGGGTCGCACTCTTTCTATTGAGAAGGCTCGTCGCGCCCGTCCTCGCACTCCCACCCCGGGCAAGTACTTCGGTCCTCCCAAGCGCG AAGATGGCCGTGGTCGTTTTGATGACCgtcgtcgtggtggtggctaTGGCGGCGGTtatggcggcggtggttaCCGTGGTGGAGACGACTCGTACCGTGGCGGCTCTCACCGTGGTTATCGTGGGGATGACCGCGCTTACGACCGTGGGGCCCCTGATCGTGGATACGACCGTGGCtatggtggcggcggcggcggtggccgTGACTATCGCGATGACCGTGGCTACGGCCGTGATTACCGTGATGACCGCGGGTATGACCGCCGCGAGCGTGACGACAACTatggtggccgtggtggcaTTGACCGCTACGCCGGCCGTGATGATCGTGGCTATGGCGGCGGACgtggtggcggtgatgaCCGTCGGGGTGGTCCCAGCTACGACCGTGGTGACCGCGCTGACCGTGGCTACGATCGTCCGAGTGAGCGCGACTCCCGTCCTCGTGACGCCGCTCCTCCTGCCGCTGCCGGTTATGGCGACGCTGCTCCCCGCGGCGACAGCCGTGATCCCTACG GCGCTCGCTAA